One window of Ardenticatena maritima genomic DNA carries:
- a CDS encoding D-cysteine desulfhydrase family protein translates to MRWPHAPRVELLAEPTPLMRLHRFTRAVAPEGPIIWMKRDDLTPLVMGGNKVRKLEFLLAEALAQGCDTVITLGAWQSNHACQTAAAARKLGLRAVLLLRGDPQAPRVGNLLLDTLLGAEIRLNPHPPRDWGERVKAELEAEGRRVYLIPYGGSNATGALGYAAAGVELAQQLAAHGIEPAEIVITSSSGGTQAGLLLAQAAGFFSAPILGVSVDERTPELTDKVISIARAAAVRYGLRTPAVEAVRVTDAYVGPGYARLTPGARYAIHLLAQTEGILTDPVYTGKALAGLVDMARSGRWKPGEHVVFWHTGGLPALFAYDVTDTNQA, encoded by the coding sequence ATGCGCTGGCCTCATGCCCCACGTGTTGAATTGTTGGCGGAACCGACGCCACTCATGCGGTTGCACCGTTTCACGCGCGCTGTTGCCCCAGAGGGGCCCATCATCTGGATGAAGCGCGACGACCTCACGCCTCTCGTCATGGGGGGCAACAAGGTGCGCAAACTCGAATTTTTGCTTGCCGAAGCCCTTGCGCAGGGGTGCGATACCGTCATCACCCTGGGCGCGTGGCAATCCAACCATGCTTGCCAAACGGCCGCCGCCGCGCGCAAATTGGGCTTGCGCGCCGTTTTGCTTTTGCGGGGCGACCCCCAGGCGCCGCGTGTGGGCAACCTTCTGCTCGATACGCTGCTGGGGGCGGAAATTCGCCTCAACCCCCATCCCCCGCGCGATTGGGGCGAGCGTGTCAAAGCCGAACTGGAAGCCGAAGGGCGGCGCGTCTATCTCATTCCCTACGGCGGCTCGAACGCCACGGGCGCGCTGGGATATGCCGCGGCGGGTGTCGAACTGGCGCAGCAACTGGCGGCGCACGGCATCGAACCGGCGGAAATTGTCATCACATCGAGCAGTGGGGGCACACAAGCCGGGCTTCTGCTGGCGCAAGCCGCCGGGTTTTTCTCCGCGCCCATTCTTGGCGTGAGTGTGGATGAGCGCACTCCCGAATTGACCGACAAAGTCATCAGCATTGCACGCGCCGCCGCCGTCCGCTATGGGTTGCGCACGCCGGCCGTCGAAGCGGTGCGTGTCACCGATGCGTATGTGGGGCCTGGCTATGCGCGGCTGACGCCCGGAGCGCGATATGCCATCCACCTGCTCGCGCAAACCGAAGGCATCTTGACCGACCCCGTCTATACGGGTAAAGCCCTCGCCGGTTTGGTGGACATGGCGCGCAGTGGACGCTGGAAGCCGGGCGAGCATGTCGTCTTCTGGCACACGGGCGGCTTGCCGGCGCTGTTTGCCTACGATGTCACCGATACCAATCAGGCTTGA
- a CDS encoding aspartyl protease family protein: MSDEPKLPEQTAIGWALFDAADFKGAAQRFDMALHNDPTDVEALRGRARLHLMENDVGAAIILLEHALAVLQTGEEVAAPADAEQRARRDLAWAYYRLNRFDLAAEQFAALGERARANKLAALGEHTPYRRASNADATALPLVARDPVPFVLLTLGNRDHLFVVDTGTGELTLDVRLLDELGLPSFGVQPSRTAASDRHVAVHHTVIPRLRLGDIVLENVPAEAEDIQSRAPQISGFIGFNLLAQFCTTVDLPGGMVYLEPPGARRMPDGATPVPFWLLDDHLLLVPGALNGREHLFAVASGFAGAALSAPPSTFTQSGVPLESGMPLQGVSGSGTHDVTLLRVEELRVGPLALHDVEALAGLFSPSLEWRYGFRIGGLIGHEALRTVRWTLDLASRAFWFERED, from the coding sequence ATGTCCGACGAACCCAAACTCCCTGAACAAACTGCAATTGGTTGGGCGTTGTTTGACGCCGCTGATTTCAAAGGCGCAGCCCAACGCTTTGACATGGCTTTACATAACGACCCAACGGATGTTGAAGCATTGCGGGGGCGCGCACGTTTGCATCTGATGGAAAACGACGTTGGCGCCGCCATCATTTTGCTGGAACACGCCCTCGCTGTCCTTCAAACTGGCGAAGAAGTGGCTGCTCCCGCCGACGCCGAGCAGCGCGCGCGCCGTGACCTCGCCTGGGCGTACTACCGCCTCAACCGCTTCGATTTGGCCGCTGAACAATTCGCCGCGCTCGGCGAGCGCGCACGCGCCAACAAACTCGCCGCTTTGGGGGAACACACCCCCTACCGGCGCGCCTCCAACGCCGATGCAACCGCGCTTCCACTTGTGGCTCGCGACCCCGTCCCCTTCGTTCTGCTCACCCTTGGCAATCGCGATCATCTGTTCGTCGTGGATACCGGCACGGGCGAATTGACACTCGACGTGCGCCTGCTTGACGAACTTGGGTTGCCCAGTTTTGGCGTGCAACCATCACGCACGGCGGCGAGCGACCGCCATGTTGCGGTCCACCACACCGTGATTCCCCGCTTGCGGTTGGGCGACATTGTGCTGGAAAATGTGCCAGCCGAAGCCGAAGACATTCAAAGCCGCGCACCGCAAATCAGCGGCTTCATCGGGTTCAACCTCTTGGCGCAATTTTGCACCACAGTAGACCTCCCCGGCGGCATGGTGTATCTCGAACCACCTGGGGCGCGACGCATGCCCGACGGCGCAACCCCTGTCCCGTTCTGGCTGTTGGATGACCATCTCTTGCTTGTGCCGGGCGCTCTCAACGGGCGCGAACACCTTTTTGCTGTTGCGAGTGGGTTCGCCGGTGCGGCGCTGAGTGCGCCCCCCAGCACATTCACCCAATCGGGCGTGCCGCTCGAAAGCGGCATGCCTTTGCAGGGCGTCAGTGGCAGTGGAACCCACGACGTGACCTTGTTGCGCGTGGAAGAACTGCGTGTAGGACCGCTCGCCCTGCATGATGTTGAAGCCCTGGCGGGGCTTTTCTCCCCTTCGCTCGAATGGCGCTATGGATTTCGTATTGGTGGTTTGATTGGGCACGAAGCATTGCGCACGGTGCGCTGGACGCTCGACCTTGCCTCGCGCGCATTTTGGTTTGAACGCGAAGACTGA
- a CDS encoding TlpA family protein disulfide reductase, producing the protein MKNKRNLWLLGGCGAALAALFCFLCFCALVLFFWSVRPPSFWEQQRRQAASSQSEETWPVGLTDASGRTWTEEDFKGRTLVLNFWASWCGPCRQELPELQTMAHTYADQGVIVLLINTDEPPEVVERFLREEGLTLPYTIDTDGRWQQRYHVRALPTTLVFAPDGDMTARITGWRGTAYLRRAIETALPETR; encoded by the coding sequence ATGAAGAACAAACGCAATCTCTGGCTGTTGGGTGGGTGTGGGGCGGCGCTAGCCGCCCTTTTCTGCTTCCTTTGTTTCTGCGCCCTCGTGCTCTTTTTCTGGTCGGTGCGTCCGCCTTCGTTTTGGGAGCAGCAACGCCGGCAAGCCGCATCGTCGCAGAGCGAAGAAACATGGCCCGTGGGGCTGACCGACGCGAGCGGGCGCACATGGACCGAAGAGGATTTCAAGGGGCGCACATTGGTGCTCAACTTCTGGGCGTCGTGGTGTGGGCCTTGTCGCCAGGAATTGCCGGAACTGCAAACAATGGCGCACACCTACGCCGACCAGGGCGTGATTGTGCTGCTCATCAATACCGACGAACCGCCGGAAGTCGTCGAGCGTTTCCTGCGTGAAGAAGGGCTCACGTTGCCCTACACGATTGACACCGATGGGCGCTGGCAACAACGCTACCATGTGCGCGCATTGCCCACTACCCTGGTTTTTGCACCTGATGGCGATATGACGGCGCGCATCACAGGTTGGCGCGGCACAGCCTACCTCCGCCGTGCGATTGAAACTGCATTACCCGAAACGAGATAG
- a CDS encoding ABC transporter permease, with the protein MTQPTHAPSEQNIPTLTRRPPDSPMRQLVRRFLRQRSAMLGMFIIGTLVLIAIFAPVIAPYEPTEVLIGKEDVSKREPPCIHLLGCPKEKPQHIMGIDGNFRDQFSRIIYGTRISLRVGFITVTMAVVVGTLLGAIAGYVGGWLDNLIMRILDVLLAFPSLLLAIAIVSVLGPGLINAMLAITIVTIPAYARVIRSSVLSTKEEEYVTAARALGVRPINILFRHILPNSISPLIVQATLGIATAILDAAALSFLGLGAQPPTPEWGAMLSAERNQVFSAPHLVFFPGLAIMITVLGFNLLGDGLRDALDPRLKNA; encoded by the coding sequence ATGACACAGCCAACACATGCTCCGAGCGAACAAAATATCCCGACGTTGACTCGCCGTCCGCCTGATAGCCCCATGCGGCAGTTGGTGCGCCGCTTTTTGCGACAGCGTTCCGCCATGCTGGGCATGTTCATCATTGGGACGCTGGTGCTAATTGCCATTTTTGCACCTGTCATTGCGCCGTATGAACCCACCGAAGTGCTCATTGGCAAGGAAGATGTCAGCAAGCGTGAACCGCCGTGCATTCACCTGCTGGGGTGCCCCAAAGAAAAACCACAGCACATCATGGGGATTGATGGCAACTTCCGCGACCAATTCAGCCGTATCATCTACGGCACCCGTATTTCATTGCGTGTGGGGTTCATCACGGTCACCATGGCTGTGGTGGTCGGCACTTTGCTGGGCGCGATTGCGGGCTACGTTGGTGGATGGCTTGATAACCTGATTATGCGCATTCTGGACGTGCTCCTGGCGTTTCCGTCGCTCTTGTTGGCGATTGCTATCGTGAGCGTTTTGGGGCCTGGCCTCATCAACGCCATGTTAGCCATTACCATCGTGACCATCCCGGCGTATGCGCGTGTCATTCGTTCAAGTGTGCTTTCCACAAAAGAAGAAGAATACGTGACCGCGGCGCGTGCGCTGGGTGTGCGTCCCATCAACATCTTGTTCCGTCACATCTTGCCGAACTCCATTTCGCCGCTGATTGTGCAGGCAACGTTGGGTATCGCGACCGCTATTCTTGATGCCGCCGCGCTTTCCTTCCTTGGGTTGGGCGCTCAGCCGCCCACTCCCGAATGGGGGGCGATGCTCAGCGCCGAGCGCAATCAGGTGTTTAGCGCGCCGCACCTGGTCTTCTTCCCCGGTTTGGCCATCATGATTACCGTGCTCGGCTTCAACTTGTTGGGGGACGGCTTGCGTGATGCGCTTGACCCTCGTTTGAAGAATGCGTAA
- a CDS encoding ABC transporter permease, with amino-acid sequence MLRYILRRVLASIPVLFGVLAVTFALARMVPGDPCTAMLGEKATEEVCARFFREKGLDKPIPVQFAIYSRDILKGDLGNSLRFQRPVTQILVERLPQTIELGLSALIIATLLGVPAGILSALRHNSIIDVLTMIFANVGVSMPVFWLGLMLAYLFALVLKDTPFWLPPSGRLTAGLTATPFYEVYGWDVEPGTTTYRLLEFFANLYIFNSIITGNWEVLKDTIRHLILPSVALATIPMAIIARMTRSSMLEVLGRDYVRVARAKGLPEWRVILVHALRNAMLPVVTIIGLQLGAVFSGAVLTETIFGLAGVGRSLFEAITARDYPVIQGFTLVIAFSYVLINLIVDISYAFLDPRIRLE; translated from the coding sequence ATGCTACGCTACATTTTACGACGCGTCCTTGCCTCCATACCGGTTTTGTTTGGTGTTTTAGCCGTGACATTTGCGTTGGCGCGCATGGTGCCCGGCGACCCGTGCACGGCCATGCTGGGTGAAAAAGCCACAGAAGAAGTGTGCGCGCGCTTCTTCCGCGAAAAGGGGCTGGACAAGCCCATCCCCGTGCAGTTCGCCATCTACTCGCGCGATATTTTGAAAGGCGACTTGGGCAACTCGTTGCGCTTTCAGCGCCCGGTGACCCAAATTTTGGTTGAACGCTTGCCGCAGACGATCGAGTTAGGCTTGAGCGCATTGATTATCGCCACGCTATTGGGGGTGCCGGCGGGTATTCTCTCGGCATTGCGGCATAACTCGATCATTGACGTGCTCACCATGATTTTTGCCAACGTGGGCGTCTCGATGCCCGTCTTTTGGCTGGGGTTGATGCTGGCGTACCTCTTTGCGCTCGTCCTCAAAGATACCCCCTTCTGGTTGCCGCCGTCCGGGCGACTGACCGCCGGCTTGACGGCGACACCCTTTTACGAAGTCTATGGTTGGGACGTTGAACCGGGCACAACAACGTACCGTTTGCTTGAATTTTTTGCCAACCTCTACATTTTCAATTCCATCATCACCGGCAATTGGGAAGTTTTGAAGGATACCATTCGCCACCTGATTTTGCCCTCGGTGGCGCTGGCCACCATTCCCATGGCGATTATCGCTCGTATGACACGTTCCAGCATGTTGGAAGTGCTTGGGCGTGATTACGTGCGAGTGGCGCGCGCCAAAGGCTTGCCTGAGTGGCGTGTGATTCTTGTGCATGCTTTGCGGAATGCCATGTTGCCTGTTGTGACCATCATTGGCTTGCAACTAGGGGCCGTGTTTAGCGGCGCTGTGCTCACCGAAACCATTTTTGGCCTTGCGGGAGTGGGACGCAGTTTGTTCGAGGCAATCACCGCCCGCGATTATCCTGTCATTCAGGGCTTTACGCTGGTGATTGCTTTCAGTTATGTGCTCATCAACCTGATTGTGGACATTTCATACGCTTTCCTTGACCCACGTATTCGCCTGGAATGA